The Streptomyces puniciscabiei genomic interval GAGACGCTGCACCGGGTGGAGAACTATCCGCGCTTCGTGCAAGGGGTGCGGGGCGCCCGTACGGAGGCGGGGGGCCGAGCGCACCTGGACCTCGAGGCAGGCGGCCGGGCCCGGGAGGTCGAGGCCGAGGTGACCGACCGCGGGGAGCACGTGATGGAGTGGCTCACCACGAGCGCTCCCGAGCTGACGGGTTCCTTCTCGGTCCAGCCGATCGACCAGAACCACACCCGGATCCAGGCACGGCTGGAGTACGACCCCGGCACGGTACGGGACGCCTTCGGCGGGCCGAAGGGGTTCGCCCAGACCAACGCGATCGAACGGCTCGTCCGCAGCGATCTGGAGCACTTCAAGGAGTACGTCGAACGCGGGTGAGCGGCGCGAGGGCGGCGGTGGGCGCGACGGCGCCGGGCTCCGGCAGGCCGGTCAGGTCTCCATCACGGCATCGCAGTCGGGGCAGACCACGGACGCGTGTTCCTCGGGGTACCAGGGCGCTCCCGGGTGTTCGGAGGGCTTCCAGCCGGCCGTCTCCATCGCGAAGGTGTCCTTGCCGCAGAGGGTCCGCGGTCCGGTGGTCGTGCGCGACCCCGGCGCCGCCGGTGCCGCGTGCACCTTGCGGACGCGTCGTTCCGCGCCGCTCGCCGGTCCTGCGGAGGATGCGGCGGGTGAGCGTGCTGCGCCCGGTCTGTCGAGTTCGTAGACGACGATCTCGCTCATGTCTCCACCGTAGGCGTCGCCGCCGGATGGTGTGGTGAACCTGGCCGTGAACTCCGTACCCGGAGGATCCGTACCGGAAGGATCCGTACCCGGAGGACCGGAGGATCTCGTGCGGGCCCTCACGGCCGCCGGGGTCGGGGACGAGCGGCTGCTCGAGGCCGTGCGGACGACGCCCCGGGCGGAGTTCGTCCCGGCGGATCAGCTGTCCGCCGCCTACGGGGACGTGCCCGTGGCCATCGGGCACGGACAGGTCACCACGCAGCCCTCGCTGTCCGCCCTGATGATCGAGGGTCTCGATCTGGCCGGGGACGAGCACGTCCTGGAGATCGGTACGGGTCTGGGCTTCCAGACCGCCCTGCTCGCGCGGCTGGCCGCGGACGTGGTCAGCATCGAGATACGGCCGGACACGGCCCGCCACGCGCGCGTGAACCTCGCCCGGCACGGGGTGCGGAACGTGGAGCTGCGCATCGGCGACGGCAGCGGCGGTGTGCCGGACCGGGCTCCGTACGACGCCGTCCTCGTGTCGGCCGCGTTCCCGGAGGTGCCCGCGCCGCTGGCCGCACAGGTGCGCCCGGGTGGCCGCCTGGTGCAGCCGATCGGGCCGGGCGGGCGCGAGCGGGTGGTGTGCTTCGAGCGCACCGCGGCGGGGCTGGCACAGGTGCGGGTCCTGGCCTCGGCCTGCTTCGTACGGTTGCGGGGGCGATACGGCTTCCCGCCGGACGAGGCGGGGTGGAGCTGAGGTTCTCCCGGTCGTCAGTCCCGGTCGTCAGTCGTCCGCGACGCGTACGACCGCCAGCGTGATGTTGTCGGGGCCGCCCGCGGCGATGGCGGCCTTCCACAGCTCGAAGGCCGCGTGGCCGTCGTCGTGCTCCCGCATCACCTCGTCGAGCACATCCGCCGGCAGCGGGTCGGTCAGACCGTCGGTGCAGATGAGGTAGCGGTCGCCGGGAGACAGGCGCTCGGCCGTGACATGCGGGTACACGGCGCGGTAGGAGGGGCTGCCGCCCAGGCACTGGGTAACGATGGACGTGGTGCGCTGCCCGGGCTCGAGCGGGGGGTTGTCGTCGACGCTCACCTGGCGCAGCCCGTCGTCGCGGGAAGCCGCGTAGACCCGGCTGTCGCCCACGTTGAACGCCAGCAGTGAGCCGGGCCGCACGACGATGCCGGCGACCGTGGTGCCCATGGCGGTGAGCTCGGTCTCCTCCCCGCCGCCCGCTGCCGCGTACACGGCGCGGTTGCAGGCGGTCAGGGCGTCACGGACGGCGTCCTCGCCGCTCAGCGTGGGGCCGAGGGCCGCCATCCGGCGGGCGACCAGGGCGCTGGCCAGGTCGCCGCCGGGATGCCCGCCGAGCCCGTCGGCCACGGCGACGACAAGCGGCGTGCCGAGCGGGAAGACCAGGGTCTGCGGACTCTCCGTCACCGTGGCGCACAGGGTCCACGGCCCGGCCACGAGGCTGTCCTCGTTACGTTCGCGGACCAGTCCGGGATGGCTCAGCGCGCTCACAGCCACGTACCGCATGGAACGCCACCGCCTTCCCGGACGGGCCACGGCAGTCGGTCGACTCGCTGCCCGCGGCTCCAGGGTAGGCGCTCGCCGGGAGAGGGACACCGGCCGTCCGGTTCCGGTCAGGTGACCGGCGGCGCCAGGGACGCGGTGGTCGGGCCGTCGGGACGGACGGTGATGCCGTACTGCGCCTTGACGGGCGTGGAGTGGAAGGACGGCGTGTGGACCGGCAGCAGGTGTTCCAGGAGGATGGTCGATTCGCGCAGTGCGAACTGGACTCCGAGGCAGGCGCGGGGGCCGATCCCGAAGGGGAGGTAGGCGCCCGGATGGGCGGGCCGGCCGTCCGGGACGAGGAAGCGCCGGGGGATGAACTCCCCGGGATCCGGCCACAGTTCGGGATCGCGGTGCGTGAGGTAGGGGCAGACCAGGATGTCGGTGCCGGCCGCTACGGTGTATCCGGCGAGGACGTCGTCCTCGGTGGTGTGGCGGGGCAGGATCCAGGCGGCCGGGTACAGCCGAAGCGTCTCGTGGACCAGGGCCTGCACGGCCTGGCGGCGTTGCGCCGAGCCTTCGCCGCCGGCGGCCAGGGCTTGTTCGCGGGCGCCGGGGCACTGGTCGAGGAGCAGATAGAGCCAGGTCAGGGTGGTGGCGGTGGTCTCGTGCCCGGCCGCCAGCAGCGTGACCAGCTCGTCGCGGATCAGCCGGTCGGTGTACTGCGGGTGCTCGGCGGCGGCGTCGACCAGGACATGCAGCAGGCCCGGGCCGTCGGGACCGGCCGTCCCGGCGCGGGCGGTGTCGATGGCGTGCCGGGCGACCGCGTCGATCCGGGCGAGATCGGTGGCGACGGCGTCCCCGGCGTCGGTGGCGTCCGCGGGCAGCGTCGGAAGGGCGGCCGCCACGGCGGTCACGGCGGCCAGCTCGCGCTCGGTCCCGTCATCGAGGGCGTGTCCGGTCAGAGAGCGCCAGATGGCGTCGAGGGCGAAACGGCGCATCTCGCGCATGACGTCCAGGGTCTGCCCGCTACGGGCGTACCCCTCCCAGCGTACGGCGGTGGTCCGGGCGGCCTCGGTGATCCGCTGTTCGTAACGGCGCATCCCGGTACCGGTGAACTGGGCCTGCAGCAGGCGCCGTTGCCGCTTCCATGCCGCACCGGTGGCGGCGAGGACACCGTCGCCGATCAGCAGCCGGGCGCGGTGGGAGCGCTTGACGTACCGCTCGGGGTGCCGGGCGAGCACGTGCTGGACCGCCTCCGGGTCGGTGATGAGAACGGTGCGCGCGGGCCCCAGCCGGAACGCGCCGACGCCGCCGCAGCGCTCACGCACCTGGGACAGCAGCTCCACCAGGTCGCCCCCCGCCGAACGCCACCGCTCGACGAGCGCGGGCTCGGCCTCGGGCACCGGCCGTCCCATTTCCGGAAGGCCGGGGAGGGACCCGGGACCGGCTTCGATGTCCATGTTCTCTTCTCCCGGGTTCTCTTCTCGGGGGTTCTCTTCTCGCCGTCACGGACTGTACGGGAGTTGGGACATTTGGTGACAGCCCATCACCGGCGCCCCCCGAAACCCGGTGGAGACCGGAAGCCCGCCGCACCTAGGGTCGCGCCATGAGCACTCGCACTTTCCGGATCACCGTCCGCGGCGCCTTCGACGGCCTCACCGACACCCAGCGGGCCGAGCTGCTGGCCGACGCCGCCGAACACGACGTACTGCGCGCCGAGTTCACCCCCGAGGGCAACCTCACCTACGACATCGCCGCCCGGCCGGCCTTCGTCTTCCGTTTCTCCGACACCGGGGAGGAGGAAGAGGACATCCTGGAGGCGACCGAGCGGGCCGAGGGCACGGCGAAGGCCTGGCTGACCGAGCGCGGCTACGGCTTCAAGAACCTCCGCTCCACCGCCGAGGACCTCTCCCAGGCGCCGATGGGCAAGCGGCAGCGGCGCGCGGCGCGTTCGAACCGGGCATGAACTTGAGTACTCAAGGAGATGGCAATGAGAGGGCGCAGGCGGCCATGCGCGACGCCCTGGACGTGGCACTGCGGCTGGTCCGCGCCCAGGCGGCGCTCGTGCGGCGCTTCGACTCCCGGCTGAGCGGGCTGCACGGCGTGAGCCTCGCCGACTTCACCTTGCTGCTACGACTGAGTCAGGCGCCGGGCGGCCGTATGCGCCGGGTCGACCTCGCCGAGGCACTGGGCGTGACAGCCTCCGGGGTCACGCGCGGGCTCGCGCCACTGGAGCGGATCGGGCTGGTCACCCGTGAGTCGGAGGCCCGGGACGCGCGCGTGGCCTACGCGTCACTGACCGGGACGGGCCGACGCCGGCTGAGGGAGATGCTCGCGACGGCCGAGGAGACCGCCGCCGAGCTCTTCGCCACCCCCGGGTTCAGCGCCGAGGACGTCACTCGGCTGTCGTCCCTGCTGACCCGCCTCGGCGGCACGGGCCTGGCCCGCTCCTGACCGCCGGCGTGTGACCAGTTCTCATCCCGCCATGACGCGAACTCGCCGTGGCACAGGACACCTTGGGATGTGGCCGAATTGTGAGGGGGCCGTGCACGCCGGCATGGCATGATCATGACTCGTCATGAGTTACCGGCCGGTTCTACCGTCAAGTAGCCCGCTCGCCCGGTGCCTCTCTGCCACCCCCCACTCCACACAGGACCGATCATGCGCAGACGCATGCGGCACAGACGTGCCCTGCTGCCCGCCTTCGCCGTGACCACCCTCTTCCTCGCCGCGGCCTGTTCCTCGCCCGCCTCGCACACCGGACCCTCGGCGACCACCGGGCAGGGCCGGCAGGTCGAGATCGCCGACGGGCCCGCCGACGGCACGGACCACTCGCTCGCCGTCGCCGCCGCGCCCACCACGACCGCCACCACCGCGACCGCCACGGCGGGCCCCGCCGGCTCCGGGCGGCGAGCCCACAGGACGGCGCTCGCCATCGGCTCGTACGACAGCCGCACCCGGCGGGCCGTACTCACCAACAAGCCAGCCGCGCACGAGAGTTCAACCCCCTCCTCACCGGCGGCCGCGCCCACTCCCTCCGGCGCCCCGGACCAGGCCACCGTCGGCGATGTGATCGCCAGTGCGCCCGCGCCCGGGGCGCCGGACGGACTGCTCGCCAAGGTCACCAAGGTGATCGGCGAGAGGGACGGCGGCACCGAGGTACAGACGGAACCGGCCACCCTCAACGCGCTGCTCGGCGACGACACGGCCAAGGGCGCGGTGCGGGTCGACCCGTCGTCCTTCACCGTCGACAAGCTGCTGCCCGGGGTGAAGGTGTCCTGGGCGACGGCCGGTCACCTGCACGCCGGCCCGAAGGGTGCCACGGTGCCGCTCGGCAGCCTCCGGCTCGACGTGAGCGCCGACCTGCCGACGGCCCAGGGCGCCCCGG includes:
- a CDS encoding PP2C family protein-serine/threonine phosphatase, coding for MRYVAVSALSHPGLVRERNEDSLVAGPWTLCATVTESPQTLVFPLGTPLVVAVADGLGGHPGGDLASALVARRMAALGPTLSGEDAVRDALTACNRAVYAAAGGGEETELTAMGTTVAGIVVRPGSLLAFNVGDSRVYAASRDDGLRQVSVDDNPPLEPGQRTTSIVTQCLGGSPSYRAVYPHVTAERLSPGDRYLICTDGLTDPLPADVLDEVMREHDDGHAAFELWKAAIAAGGPDNITLAVVRVADD
- a CDS encoding cytochrome P450; this translates as MDIEAGPGSLPGLPEMGRPVPEAEPALVERWRSAGGDLVELLSQVRERCGGVGAFRLGPARTVLITDPEAVQHVLARHPERYVKRSHRARLLIGDGVLAATGAAWKRQRRLLQAQFTGTGMRRYEQRITEAARTTAVRWEGYARSGQTLDVMREMRRFALDAIWRSLTGHALDDGTERELAAVTAVAAALPTLPADATDAGDAVATDLARIDAVARHAIDTARAGTAGPDGPGLLHVLVDAAAEHPQYTDRLIRDELVTLLAAGHETTATTLTWLYLLLDQCPGAREQALAAGGEGSAQRRQAVQALVHETLRLYPAAWILPRHTTEDDVLAGYTVAAGTDILVCPYLTHRDPELWPDPGEFIPRRFLVPDGRPAHPGAYLPFGIGPRACLGVQFALRESTILLEHLLPVHTPSFHSTPVKAQYGITVRPDGPTTASLAPPVT
- a CDS encoding protein-L-isoaspartate O-methyltransferase family protein, whose amino-acid sequence is MRALTAAGVGDERLLEAVRTTPRAEFVPADQLSAAYGDVPVAIGHGQVTTQPSLSALMIEGLDLAGDEHVLEIGTGLGFQTALLARLAADVVSIEIRPDTARHARVNLARHGVRNVELRIGDGSGGVPDRAPYDAVLVSAAFPEVPAPLAAQVRPGGRLVQPIGPGGRERVVCFERTAAGLAQVRVLASACFVRLRGRYGFPPDEAGWS
- a CDS encoding DUF6204 family protein; the encoded protein is MSTRTFRITVRGAFDGLTDTQRAELLADAAEHDVLRAEFTPEGNLTYDIAARPAFVFRFSDTGEEEEDILEATERAEGTAKAWLTERGYGFKNLRSTAEDLSQAPMGKRQRRAARSNRA
- a CDS encoding MarR family winged helix-turn-helix transcriptional regulator, giving the protein MRDALDVALRLVRAQAALVRRFDSRLSGLHGVSLADFTLLLRLSQAPGGRMRRVDLAEALGVTASGVTRGLAPLERIGLVTRESEARDARVAYASLTGTGRRRLREMLATAEETAAELFATPGFSAEDVTRLSSLLTRLGGTGLARS
- a CDS encoding SRPBCC family protein, with the protein product MSTLELHVDVDVPVDRAWETLHRVENYPRFVQGVRGARTEAGGRAHLDLEAGGRAREVEAEVTDRGEHVMEWLTTSAPELTGSFSVQPIDQNHTRIQARLEYDPGTVRDAFGGPKGFAQTNAIERLVRSDLEHFKEYVERG